DNA from Mesorhizobium sp. DCY119:
GAAAAGGCGGTCTCGATGATCGCCATCCACGCGCACGAGATCCCGCATATCTTCCCGTCCGAAGTGCTGGCCGAATCCGAAGCGGTGAAGCCGGCAACGCTTTCAGGCCGCGAGGACTGGCGCGAAGTGCCGCTGATCACCATCGATCCGGCTGATGCCAAGGATCATGACGACGCGGTTTTCGCCGAACCCGACACGGACGAAAGCAACCCCGGCGGTGTCATTGCCATTGTCGCCATCGCCGATGTCGCCGCCTATATCCGCTCCGGCACGGCACTCGATCGCGAAGCCCTGAAGCGCGGCAATTCGGTCTATTTCCCCGACCGCGTCGTGCCGATGCTGCCGGAACGCATCTCCAACGACCTCTGCTCGCTGAAGGAGAAGGTCGACAGGCCTGCACTTGCCGTGCGCATGGTGTTTTCGGCCGAGGGACGCAAGATCCGCCACTCCTTCCACCGCATCATGATGCGGTCAGCCGCCCGCCTCGCCTACAGCCAGGCACAGGCAGCAATTGACGGCGTGACGGACGACACGACCGGTCTGATACTCGAGCCGATCCTGAAGCCGCTGTGGGCCGCCTATGGCGTCTTGAAGCGGGGCCGCGATTCGCGCCAGCCGCTGGAACTGGACCTACCCGAGCGCAAGATTCTGCTGAAGCCCGACGGCACGGTCGACCGGGTCATCGTGCCGGACCGGCTCGACGCCCACAAGCTGATCGAAGAATTCATGATCCAGGCCAATGTCGCGGCCGCCGAGACATTGGAAGCCAAGAAGCAGAGCCTGGTCTATCGCACCCATGATGCGCCCTCATTGGTAAAGCAGGAATCGCTGCGCGAATTCCTGGCCACGCTGGGCCTGTCGCTGGCGCGCGGCGCACAGATGAAACCGGCGCAGTTCAACCAGATACTCGACCAGGTGAGAGGCGCCGAGAACGAGGCGCTGGTCAACGAGGTCGTGTTGCGTTCCCAGAGCCAGGCGCTGTACTCACCTGAAAACCTTGGCCATTTCGGCCTCAATCTGCGGCGCTATGCGCATTTCACCTCGCCGATCCGCCGCTACGCCGACCTTATCGTCCACCGAGCCTTGATTGGCGCGCTGGGGCTCGGCGCCGACGGTATTTCGCGCGGCGAAGAAGAGCGGCTTGAGGATATTTCGGCGCTGATCTCGGCAACCGAGCGCCGCGCCATGGCCGCCGAACGCGACACTGTCGACCGGCTGATTGCCGGCTATCTTTCCGGCCAGATCAACGAAACGTTCGACGCCCGTATCTCCGGCGTCACCAAGGCGGGGCTATTTGTCCAATTGCCGCAGTTCGGCGCAGATGGTTTCATACCGGTGTCATCTTTGGATGGCGACTACTATATCTACGACGAGGCTGCCCGAGCGCTTTTTGGAGATCGCACCGGAAAAGGCTATCAGCTGGCAGACCGGGTTGAAGTTCGCCTCATCGAGGTAGCACCCTTGGCAGGCGCCATGCGCTTCGAAATGCTGACCGACCCGAAACCTTTGCCGGGGTCAAAAAGGTCCTTCCACAAGGCCAAGGCGCAAAGACCGCGGGGCCGCGCATCACAACAGTCGCGCGGACCGGCCCGCAACAGGAGACGTTGATGGAACAGCAGGTTTTCGGTGGGGCGCACCAGGTGGATCGTCCGGCGCGACCGCTCTGGACGGCGATCAAGCGTGGTCTTCTGTGCCGCTGCCCGCATTGCGGGGAAGGCAAGCTGTTCGAATCATTCCTCAAGCCGGTGGACAGATGCGCGCATTGCGGCGAGGAAATGTTTCATCACCGTGCCGACGACCTGCCGGCCTATCTCGTCGTCGTCATTGTCGGCCACATCATCGTCGGCGCCTTCATGGGCGTGGAGGCCACGAGCACGCTTTCAACCTGGCAGCATCTTGCCATCTGGGTGCCTTTGACGATCATCATGGCGCTTGCCCTGCTGCGACCGGTCAAGGGCGCTGTCGTCGGACTGCAATGGGCGCTCTATATGCACGGGTTCGGCGAAGAAGAAGACTACATCGAATCTCACCCCGAGGCCTGAAATTCGACTTCTGGAGCAATGCTCAGTCCTTTGGAATAATTCCGTCTGGCTGCAGATTGTCCTAAAGGGGATTTCATGGACGGAATGACGAAAGCACAAGTGGACAAAGCCGAAGGTCGGGACTTCGCGCTCGGCGCAGGCCCGAAAAGGCCGCGCGACGCCGCGACCCTGATGCTGCTCGACCGAAAGGGCGACGATGTCTTCGTGCTCATGGGCCGGCGTCACGCCAGCCACGCCTTCATGCCGGGAAAATTCGTCTTCCCGGGCGGTCGCACAGACCCGGCCGACAGCCGCATACCCGTGACCGACAGCCTGCACCCCGACGAAGCGGCGAAACTCATTGGCACCGTTGCCAGTGGCAGCGCCACGCGGGCCCGTGCCATCGCGCTGTCAGCCATCCGCGAGACCTATGAAGAAGCGGGTCTGCTTATAGGCCACAAAGCGCCGTTCGCCACCGGCAAGGCTGACTGGCAGGGTTTCGTCGAACATGGCGTGCAGCCCTCCCTCAAGCCGCTGCGCTTCATCGCCCGCGCGATCACACCTCCCGGAAGAGTGCGCCGTTTCGACACGCGCTTCCTCTCCGCCTGGCGCAGCGACGTCGCTGTTGAGTTGCCGGACGGCGGACCGACCAATGAGCTGGAAGAACTCATGTGGCTGCCGCTGCCCGAGGCGCGGCAAGCCGATATTCCAGCCATCACCAAGACAATCCTCGAAGAACTTGAACAGCGATTGGCGCAGGATCCCTTGCTTCGCCCCGGCGGGGCCGTGCCCTTCTATCGCATGATCCGCAAACGCTTCGTCCGCGAAATTCTCTGACAAATTCTAGGCTCCCGCATAAAATGACTGCCAATTCCCAATCGCCGGAAGACGACGTGCCAATGCGCTGGCTGTCGATTTCGGCAGCCATTGCCTCGATCAGCGTTGTCGGCATCGCCATCGGCCTCGGCATGCCGCTTCTCAGCATCATATTGGAAACGCGCGGCCACTCGGCATCCATGATCGGGTTGAATACGGCAATTGCGGGCTTGGCTTCGATTGCGGCTGCGCCCATGGCAACCCCGCTCGCGGTGCGTTTCGGCGTCGTCTGGACGATGCTCGCCATGATCTTTCTCGGCGCGCTGGCCTTCGTTGGCTTCTATTTCGCGCCGGCGTTCTGGATGTGGTTTCCGCTGCGCGTAATCCTGCATCTCGCTCTCACCGTTCTGTTCATCCTCTCCGAATTCTGGATCAGCACATCGGCGCCACCGCACCGGCGCGGACTGGTTCTCGGCATCTATGCGACAGTGCTGTCGCTGGGGTTTGCCGCCGGCCCATGGCTTTTCGCCCAGATGGGCAGCTCAGGATTCCTGCCTTTCGGCACCGTGTTCGTGCTTGTCACCATCGCCGCAATCCCCGTGCTTGCGGCCTGGCGCGAAAGCCCGGCGATCGTTGTCGAAGGCGGCTCGGGCGGCTTCATTCGCTACATCTGGCTGGTGCCGACGGCGACCGCTGCCGTGCTGGTCTTCGGGGCCGTGGAGACCGGCGGCTTTGCGCTGTTTCCGGTCTATGGCAACCGAATCGGCTACTCGGAAGGCGACGCCGCCCTGCTCCTGACCATGATCGGTCTCGGCAATGTACTGATGCAGATACCGCTGGGCATGATTTCCGACCGCATCGGCGACCGCCGCTATCTGCTGCTGATCTGTGCGGCGGTGGGGCTGGCGGGCATGATCCTGCTACCCCATGTGCAGATGAACTGGCATCTGGTGGCGGGCCTGCTGTTTCTCTGGGGCGGGGTCGTCGCAGCACTGTACACAATCGGCCTCGCACATCTCGGCTCGCAGCTTTCCGGCCATGAACTGGCAAATGCAAATGCCGCCTTCGTGCTTTGCTATGGCCTCGGCATGGTGGCCGGACCGCAGGCGATCGGCATCGGCATGGATATGTTCGGCACAAGAGGTTTCGGCTGGACGCTCGCCCTTTTCTTTGCAGCTTACATCGTTCTGGCGGGCACCCGGCTCATAGCCGGCAGCCGGCGGGCTTGACTTTCCGCGCACGTTCTTTATGTGTCGCGCCAAGTTTCCCGCGTCCGGGCTCTTTTGCCGTGGTCAGGCGGCCCGAACTCCAGAAAATTAACGGACGAAAATCATGGCAAAAGCCGCAAACATCAAGATCAAGCTCCTGTCGACCGCCGATACCGGCTTTTTCTACGTGACGAGCAAGAACAGCCGCACGAAGACGGAAAAGCTGTCCTTCCGCAAATACGATCCGGTCGCCAAGAAGCACGTCGAATTCAAGGAAACGAAGATCAAGTAATCTTCGATTCTCCTGCTGGAAAAACGCCGCCTCCGGGCGGCGTTTTCATTTCTGGAAATGGAAAAGAAAAACGGGCCTCTCGGCCCGTTTTTTCATGCTTCATGTGAGAATTAGGGGGCCGGTCGGCGTTCTGACAGCGGTACGAGGAGGCCACTATGTGCCAGTGCCAACCGGCCGACCCCATGGACCCAGGAGATGCGGCGGACCTGAGCATCATGGGGCGTCGGCAGGACAATCCGGCATCTCCTCGCGCCGGTGTCCGTTCTTTCGCTGGAACATTCGCGCAAGACCAATTGAAAATCAACACTTTCTTAACCAATGCTACCGAATCGCTTGGATTAAGGTAAACACCCCTTCTCCTGATTCGCCGCACAACCCGATTTCGCAGCTATGCAGCTTTTGCGACTACCCGGTTGCGCCCCGCCGTCTTGGCCTCATAGAGCGCGACATCAGCCCGCTTCATCAAATCCTCGACCGTATCGGTGCCGCGCCTGAGCGAAGACACACCCACGCTGATGGTCACATTCAGCGTCTGGCCATCCTTGCCGACAGAGAATGGCGTTTGGGCAATCTCGGAACGGATGCGCTCGGCGACCTTTTCGGCGATCGCCCCATCGGTGTCCGGCATGACGACCACGAACTCTTCGCCGCCATAGCGGCAAGCCAGATCGATGCCGCGCACATTCTTGCGCAACCGGCGTGCGAATTCGCGCAGCACATCGTCGCCGCCGTCGTGACCATAGGTGTCGTTGACCGACTTGAACCGGTCCAGATCGGTGATCATCACCGAAATCGGACGACGACGCGCAACGGCGCGGTCGAACAGGGTCTGCAGATGGCTGTCGAGATAACGGCGGTTATGCAGGCCGGTCAGCCCGTCCGTCACCGCCATTTCGATCGTCTGCGTGACGCTGGCGCGCAGATGGTCGTTATAGCGCTTGCGCTTGACCTGCGTGCGCAGGCGGGCAGTCAGTTCCTGCTGGTCTATCGGGCGAATGAGATAGTCGTTCACGCCGAGCTCGAGCCCACGAATGATGCGCTCCTCCTCGCCCTCGTCCGCCAGCAGAATGATCGGCACAAAGCGTGTGCGATCGAGCGAGCGCAATTGCGAGCAAAGCCGTAGCGGATCGAACTCGGCAAAGCCGGTCGAGACGATGATGCACTCGTAGGGCAGTTCGGCCGCCTGGAAAAACCCGGTATGCGGATCGGCTACAACGTCGAGATCGGCCGCCTGCCGCAGCATTTTCTGGATGCGCTCAAAGGAGGACGGACGCTCATCGACCAGAAGCACTTTCGGCGTGACGTCTTCGGACGGCGGACGGCGGCTCAGAAGCTCTTCGATGCCGATGTTGCGCGTGGTCGAGGCACGAAGGCGCAATTCGTCGGTGAGCATCTTCAGGCGCACAAGACTTTTTACCCGCGTCATCAACTGAAGATCATTCACCGGCTTGGTCAGGAAATCGTCGGCTCCCACCTCCAGCCCGCGAATACGGTCGGAAACCTGGTCCAGCGCGGTGACCATCACCACAGGAATATGCGAGGTCGCAGGATCGCCCTTCAGCCGCCGACAGACCTCGAAGCCGTCCATATACGGCATCATCACGTCGAGCAGGACGACATCGACCTTGTCGTTCTGGCAGGTTTCAATGGCGTCCGCACCGTTGGTGGCCGTCAGCACATCGAAATATTCAGCGAGCAGCCGAACCTCGAGCAGCTTCACATTGGCAGGAATGTCGTCGACGACGAGAATACGCGCGGTCATGATGCTTCCTGCCGATGCGAGGGCGACGGAGCAGGCATCATGCGTCACCCAGATATGATTTGATTGTTTCGATGAAGCGCGGAACCGAGATCGGCTTCGAAATGTAGGCTTCGCAACCGCCCTGGCGAATGCGTTCCTCATCGCCCTTCATGGCAAATGCAGTGACGGCAATGACAGGTATGACGTGAAGTTCGTCGTCTTCCTTCAGCCACTTGGTCACCTCGAGGCCGGAGACCTCCGGCAGCTGGATATCCATCAGGATCAGATCAGGCTTATGGGTACGGGCAAGATCAAGCGCTTCCAGGCCGTTGCGCGTGCGCACGGTCTCATAGCCGCTTGCTTCGATCAGGTCGCGGAAGAGCTTCATATTGAGCTCATTGTCCTCGACGATCATAACCTTCTTAGCCATAGATTTCCCGTCCCGACTGCCGATCGCGCCAGCCTATACTTCTTGACGCGCCTTGCCGATGGCACCAAACCCGCGACAACATTAGCGCAAGATCATTGACGAAACGGAAACCGATCCGTCGCGGCGAATTCAAACATCAATCCTATACCAATTTTGATGCGACCGCCCGAAGACTTGCCCGAGCCGATCGTAGCGGCTACTTCCGACAAACGTTTTCGCATCGATGGCTTGAAAGTGACGATGGTCGATAAATTTTCAACGAGCAAGGACGCCGAGGCGATCGCCATCGAGGCACTCGTCTTCGTCGCATCGGACCCTGAACTCCTGCCGCGCTTCCTTGCCTTGACCGGCATCGAAGCATCGGCGATTCGCGAGGCGGCGCGCGAACCGGGTTTCCTGGCGGGCGTGCTGCAATTCATCCTCGCCCACGAACCGACGCTGATGCAGTTTTCGGAAAGCTCCGGCATCCCGCCGGCCAATATCGGAGCAGCACTGAGGCGCCTGCCACTCGGCGACGACAACCACCAGTCTTCGATATGAGCGACGATCCCGAAACCGCACGCCAGATCGCCGAGCTGGCGAAAGACGAGCGCCCGCTTCTGGTACTCGACGTCGATGAGGTGGTTCTGGAATTCGTTCAGCCCTTCATCGGCTTTCTCAGGTCGCGCGGTCTGGATCTGAAAACCGATTCGTTTAGGCTTCACGGCAATGTCTTCGACCGCGATACGAATGAGGCTCTCGCCAACGAACGCGTTTCGACGCTGATCGAAGATTTCTTCTTCGTTCAGGCCGATTGGCAGGTCGCGCCGGCGGGCGCAGTCGAGGCTGTCGCGGCGATAGCCGAGAAAGCGGAAATCGTCATGCTGACGGCGATGCCGCATCAGCACCGGGCGACCCGACGCATGCTTCTGGACCGGCTTGGCTTCCCCTACCCGCTGGTGACCACCGAAACGGCGAAAGGTCCGGCGATTAGGCAGCTGCGCGGTGAACATCCTCGCCCCGTCGCCTTCGTCGACGACATCGCCCGCAATCTCGTTTCCGTGCAAGAGGCGGTTGCCGACGCTCATCTCTTTCACCTCATGGCGCACAAGGGCCTGCGTGCACTTATGCCGCCGTTGCCGGAAGGCATCACCTTCGTAGACGACTGGCACGATGCTGCGCCAAAAATCACTGTTGCTTTGGGTATTTAGGCTCAGAACCTACACCACAAAACGCATCAGCGGCCGGCCTAGCTTGCGCTCTATCATCTGCGAAAAGCCAGCTTTCTCGAAAACCCGGGTCGAACCGACGAAAAGGCCGAGCGAGCGCGAATCCTTCGATTGGTTCATCGGACAGGCCTCGACAAACCGCGCACCGTTCTTGCGTGCAAATTCGACCCCGGCACCGACAAGTCTATGAGTCAGTCCTTTGCCCCGCGCCTTATTGCGGATGAAAAAGCAGGAGATCGCCCAGACGGACGGATCGGCGGCTTCCTCAGGCTCGAGCGGAGCGGAACCTCTGCCCGCATTGTTCCATTCGGGCACATCCGCCCTCGGTCCTATCTGCATCCAGCCCGTCGCGATATCGTCCTCGAACGCCAGCAGGCCGGGCGGCGGACCTGATTCGATGCGCGCCTTGATGAATTCCTTGTTGTGCACCCGGTCGTTTTCCCGGCGCTGCGCCGGCGGCAACCGAAAATGCGTGCACCAGCAGCCGTAGCAGGCGCCTTGCTTGCCGAAGAGATCCTCGAAAGCCGGCCATAGATCGACTGTCAGCGGCTCGATTGTCAGTTTCATCATACATCTCCGCGACCGCAGCCTTGCGAGCTGCAGCTTGCTGCCATAAGATTGCGATGTTCCTCTTATGTTCGCAGTCATGGGCACCTCTGTCAACGATCCAAGCTACGGTTTCTGCCGAGATTGTCTCGCCGTGCAGCGCGGGCTGGCGATGCGTTGTACCGGTTGCGGAAGTCCGCGCCTTATGCGGCATCCGGAACTTTATGCGCTGCATATCGCCCATATCGATTGCGATGCCTTCTATGCGGCGGTGGAAAAGCGCGACAATCCGGATCTGAAGGACAAGCCGGTCATCATCGGCGGCGGCAAGCGCGGCGTCGTCTCGACCGCCTGCTACATCGCGCGCATCAATGGCGTACGTTCGGCGATGCCGATGTTCAAGGCGCTGGAAGCCTGCCCGCAAGCTGTCGTCATCTCGCCCAACATGGAAAAATATGTCCGCGTCGGCCGCGAGGTCCGCGCCATGATGCAGGCGCTGACGCCGCTGGTCGAACCTATCTCCATCGACGAAGCGTTTCTCGATCTTGCCGGCACCGAGCGCCTTCATGGCCTCCCGCCCGCATTGGTGCTGGCGCGGTTCGCGCAGAGCGTCGAAAAGGAAATCGGCATCACCGTTTCGGCCGGTCTTTCCTATTGCAAATTCCTGGCGAAAGTCGCCTCGGACTTCCGCAAGCCGCGCGGCTTTTCGATCATCGGCGAAGCGGAAGCCGTCACGTTTCTCGCCGAGCAGCCGGTAACGCTGATCTGGGGCGTGGGGAAAGCCTTCGCCGCGACGCTGGAAAGCGACGGCATCCGCACCATCGGCCAGATCCAGCGGATGGAGCGCGGGGACCTGATGCGGCGCTACGGCACGATGGGCGACCGGCTCTACCGGCTGTCGCGCGGACAGGATACGCGCCGCGTCGAGCCCGACCATGACGCGAAAAGCGTGTCGGCGGAAACCACCTTCGACACCGACCTCGCCTCCTCCGCCGATCTGGTGCCGATCTTGCGGGCATTGTCTGAAAAGGTTTCCACACGGCTGAAGAAATCCGGCATCGCGGGGCGCACGGTGGTGCTGAAACTGAAGACGCAGGATTTCAAGATCCGCACGCGCAACCGCCAGCTTGGCGATCCGACGCGGCTGGCAGATCGCATCTTCCAGACCGGCATGCAGCTTCTCCAGAAGGAAACCGACGGCACGAAATACAGGCTGCTCGGCATAGGCGTCAGCGACCTCACCGGCGTCGAGAAGGCCGACCCCCCCGACCTCATCGACGTGCAGTCTCGCAAGCGTGCATTGGCCGAAGGCGCCATGGATGCCTTGCGCGACAAGTTCGGGAAGACGGCAGTCGAAACCGGCTACACCTTCGGCAAGGGACGCAGGGCGCATCCGCGCGAGGATGTGGAAGACTGAACCGCAGCGCACCATCGGCGCTGCTCAATAAAAAATCTCTATCCTGTCGGACATCGCCTTCCTCGTTCGTCCTTCGGATGCATCCCCAGGAACAACGGAGGATTTGTCATGAGCATCAACACCGACAGGAAAGAAATCCGCGCCGTCATGGACGCCATCCGTCAGGCGCATTACGACAAGAATG
Protein-coding regions in this window:
- a CDS encoding GNAT family N-acetyltransferase translates to MKLTIEPLTVDLWPAFEDLFGKQGACYGCWCTHFRLPPAQRRENDRVHNKEFIKARIESGPPPGLLAFEDDIATGWMQIGPRADVPEWNNAGRGSAPLEPEEAADPSVWAISCFFIRNKARGKGLTHRLVGAGVEFARKNGARFVEACPMNQSKDSRSLGLFVGSTRVFEKAGFSQMIERKLGRPLMRFVV
- the rnr gene encoding ribonuclease R, which produces MGKDGSPGPSASGDKSKDFRPTRDDILRYIANNPDKSGKREIAKAFSLKGEDRIWLKDMLRDLQDEGALEKDRKRLVRPGALPHVAVLDIFARDADGGLLGRPTDQPEDALPTVVSIKMSRGSGPTAGIGDRVLAKTFPTHAETGPAYTARVMKIFEKRKDAVLGVFRVLQDGTFRIEPVERRQPELTVEKEYQNGAQNGDLVEVEPQRATRYGLPRAKVLNVVGSLTSEKAVSMIAIHAHEIPHIFPSEVLAESEAVKPATLSGREDWREVPLITIDPADAKDHDDAVFAEPDTDESNPGGVIAIVAIADVAAYIRSGTALDREALKRGNSVYFPDRVVPMLPERISNDLCSLKEKVDRPALAVRMVFSAEGRKIRHSFHRIMMRSAARLAYSQAQAAIDGVTDDTTGLILEPILKPLWAAYGVLKRGRDSRQPLELDLPERKILLKPDGTVDRVIVPDRLDAHKLIEEFMIQANVAAAETLEAKKQSLVYRTHDAPSLVKQESLREFLATLGLSLARGAQMKPAQFNQILDQVRGAENEALVNEVVLRSQSQALYSPENLGHFGLNLRRYAHFTSPIRRYADLIVHRALIGALGLGADGISRGEEERLEDISALISATERRAMAAERDTVDRLIAGYLSGQINETFDARISGVTKAGLFVQLPQFGADGFIPVSSLDGDYYIYDEAARALFGDRTGKGYQLADRVEVRLIEVAPLAGAMRFEMLTDPKPLPGSKRSFHKAKAQRPRGRASQQSRGPARNRRR
- a CDS encoding PleD family two-component system response regulator gives rise to the protein MTARILVVDDIPANVKLLEVRLLAEYFDVLTATNGADAIETCQNDKVDVVLLDVMMPYMDGFEVCRRLKGDPATSHIPVVMVTALDQVSDRIRGLEVGADDFLTKPVNDLQLMTRVKSLVRLKMLTDELRLRASTTRNIGIEELLSRRPPSEDVTPKVLLVDERPSSFERIQKMLRQAADLDVVADPHTGFFQAAELPYECIIVSTGFAEFDPLRLCSQLRSLDRTRFVPIILLADEGEEERIIRGLELGVNDYLIRPIDQQELTARLRTQVKRKRYNDHLRASVTQTIEMAVTDGLTGLHNRRYLDSHLQTLFDRAVARRRPISVMITDLDRFKSVNDTYGHDGGDDVLREFARRLRKNVRGIDLACRYGGEEFVVVMPDTDGAIAEKVAERIRSEIAQTPFSVGKDGQTLNVTISVGVSSLRRGTDTVEDLMKRADVALYEAKTAGRNRVVAKAA
- a CDS encoding NUDIX hydrolase, encoding MDGMTKAQVDKAEGRDFALGAGPKRPRDAATLMLLDRKGDDVFVLMGRRHASHAFMPGKFVFPGGRTDPADSRIPVTDSLHPDEAAKLIGTVASGSATRARAIALSAIRETYEEAGLLIGHKAPFATGKADWQGFVEHGVQPSLKPLRFIARAITPPGRVRRFDTRFLSAWRSDVAVELPDGGPTNELEELMWLPLPEARQADIPAITKTILEELEQRLAQDPLLRPGGAVPFYRMIRKRFVREIL
- a CDS encoding DUF983 domain-containing protein gives rise to the protein MEQQVFGGAHQVDRPARPLWTAIKRGLLCRCPHCGEGKLFESFLKPVDRCAHCGEEMFHHRADDLPAYLVVVIVGHIIVGAFMGVEATSTLSTWQHLAIWVPLTIIMALALLRPVKGAVVGLQWALYMHGFGEEEDYIESHPEA
- the rpmG gene encoding 50S ribosomal protein L33; translated protein: MAKAANIKIKLLSTADTGFFYVTSKNSRTKTEKLSFRKYDPVAKKHVEFKETKIK
- a CDS encoding MFS transporter, whose translation is MTANSQSPEDDVPMRWLSISAAIASISVVGIAIGLGMPLLSIILETRGHSASMIGLNTAIAGLASIAAAPMATPLAVRFGVVWTMLAMIFLGALAFVGFYFAPAFWMWFPLRVILHLALTVLFILSEFWISTSAPPHRRGLVLGIYATVLSLGFAAGPWLFAQMGSSGFLPFGTVFVLVTIAAIPVLAAWRESPAIVVEGGSGGFIRYIWLVPTATAAVLVFGAVETGGFALFPVYGNRIGYSEGDAALLLTMIGLGNVLMQIPLGMISDRIGDRRYLLLICAAVGLAGMILLPHVQMNWHLVAGLLFLWGGVVAALYTIGLAHLGSQLSGHELANANAAFVLCYGLGMVAGPQAIGIGMDMFGTRGFGWTLALFFAAYIVLAGTRLIAGSRRA
- a CDS encoding response regulator; the protein is MIVEDNELNMKLFRDLIEASGYETVRTRNGLEALDLARTHKPDLILMDIQLPEVSGLEVTKWLKEDDELHVIPVIAVTAFAMKGDEERIRQGGCEAYISKPISVPRFIETIKSYLGDA
- a CDS encoding DUF3572 domain-containing protein, producing the protein MVDKFSTSKDAEAIAIEALVFVASDPELLPRFLALTGIEASAIREAAREPGFLAGVLQFILAHEPTLMQFSESSGIPPANIGAALRRLPLGDDNHQSSI
- a CDS encoding DNA polymerase IV gives rise to the protein MFAVMGTSVNDPSYGFCRDCLAVQRGLAMRCTGCGSPRLMRHPELYALHIAHIDCDAFYAAVEKRDNPDLKDKPVIIGGGKRGVVSTACYIARINGVRSAMPMFKALEACPQAVVISPNMEKYVRVGREVRAMMQALTPLVEPISIDEAFLDLAGTERLHGLPPALVLARFAQSVEKEIGITVSAGLSYCKFLAKVASDFRKPRGFSIIGEAEAVTFLAEQPVTLIWGVGKAFAATLESDGIRTIGQIQRMERGDLMRRYGTMGDRLYRLSRGQDTRRVEPDHDAKSVSAETTFDTDLASSADLVPILRALSEKVSTRLKKSGIAGRTVVLKLKTQDFKIRTRNRQLGDPTRLADRIFQTGMQLLQKETDGTKYRLLGIGVSDLTGVEKADPPDLIDVQSRKRALAEGAMDALRDKFGKTAVETGYTFGKGRRAHPREDVED